In one Arenibacter antarcticus genomic region, the following are encoded:
- a CDS encoding bifunctional alpha,alpha-trehalose-phosphate synthase (UDP-forming)/trehalose-phosphatase, translated as MSKTIIISNRLPVQLQIDNGKITATPSVGGLATGMKSVHSGGDSLWIGWSGLTDDEIPPGLAPEIDKALAKHGSSKVNLTSEEVDGFYYGFSNRTIWPLFHYFLEYSEFELESWEIYKSVNQKFADAILEKADDDDIIWVHDYQLMLVPQMVREQRPNVSIGFFLHIPFPSYEIFRTLPWRKEVLQGLLGSDLIGFHTYDYERHFLSSVRRLLSLEVSFNDIYMDDRVIKVDSFPMGIDYKKFRDAAKKHDENKAEERSELQKRLDMHKANQPEAKFLLSIDRLDYSKGIAKRLNAFEYFLNKHPEYKEKVRLIILAVPSRSNVPQYQLLKKEIDELVGRINGEFSTVSWTPIWYFYRSMPFENLIDLYTSCDIAWLTPIRDGMNLVAKEYIATRTDKTGVLILSEMAGSANEMNESLLINPNNFEEISEALFQAINMPKEEQQARNAILQKRLERYNVEKWANDFMTSLLNQKQNETQHKSRKLTPTRAKDVGKKFRSAKRKLLFLDYDGTLVGFHNDPQKASPDKELYALLDKLAAQENTDLYLISGRDKETFTKWFLPKKYNMIVEHGVWISQNGEEFRMLENVKKDWMEKIQPVLESFVDRTPGSFIEEKNYSLAWHYRNTDPDFGIKRATELNTVLTSLIANDDLSVLNGNKVMEIKSSNVNKGRAAMRVYSEEEYDFVFAIGDDWTDEFMFQELPESAITVKVGRHKTQAKYYVESNGNVRDLLNKFIDVD; from the coding sequence ATGTCCAAAACTATCATAATCTCAAATAGGTTGCCAGTACAATTACAAATTGATAATGGCAAAATTACGGCGACCCCCAGTGTTGGTGGATTGGCTACTGGAATGAAATCTGTACATTCTGGAGGCGATAGTCTTTGGATAGGATGGAGTGGATTAACGGACGACGAAATTCCTCCGGGATTGGCTCCTGAAATAGACAAAGCATTGGCGAAACACGGGTCCTCTAAAGTTAATTTAACTTCAGAAGAAGTAGATGGCTTTTACTACGGTTTTAGCAATCGTACTATTTGGCCGCTTTTTCATTATTTCTTGGAGTATTCTGAATTTGAACTGGAAAGTTGGGAGATTTACAAGTCTGTTAACCAAAAGTTTGCAGATGCCATTTTGGAAAAAGCAGATGATGACGATATTATTTGGGTACACGATTACCAATTGATGCTGGTGCCCCAAATGGTTAGGGAGCAACGCCCCAACGTATCTATAGGTTTCTTTCTGCACATACCTTTTCCCTCCTATGAAATATTTAGGACGCTCCCCTGGCGTAAAGAGGTACTACAAGGGTTGTTGGGATCGGATCTGATCGGTTTCCACACCTATGATTACGAACGACACTTTCTGAGTTCCGTAAGGCGACTTCTAAGTCTGGAGGTTAGTTTTAATGACATTTATATGGATGACAGGGTCATTAAGGTTGATTCTTTTCCAATGGGGATCGATTATAAGAAATTTAGAGATGCCGCTAAAAAACACGATGAAAATAAGGCGGAAGAACGTTCGGAATTACAAAAAAGATTGGATATGCACAAAGCAAACCAACCCGAGGCCAAGTTTTTACTGTCCATTGACCGGTTGGATTATTCCAAGGGGATTGCCAAACGGCTTAATGCATTCGAATATTTTCTAAACAAGCATCCAGAATATAAGGAGAAGGTAAGGCTTATTATTTTAGCGGTGCCTTCCCGTTCCAATGTTCCCCAATATCAATTATTAAAAAAGGAAATAGATGAATTAGTGGGGAGGATCAACGGAGAGTTTTCAACGGTAAGCTGGACTCCTATCTGGTATTTTTACCGATCCATGCCATTTGAAAATCTTATAGATCTCTATACTTCCTGCGATATTGCCTGGTTGACCCCTATAAGGGATGGGATGAATTTGGTGGCAAAGGAATATATTGCTACTAGGACAGATAAGACCGGGGTTTTAATCTTGAGTGAAATGGCCGGATCTGCCAACGAAATGAATGAATCGCTTCTTATAAACCCCAATAACTTTGAGGAGATTTCAGAAGCATTGTTCCAAGCGATAAATATGCCTAAAGAGGAACAACAGGCTAGAAACGCCATATTGCAAAAAAGATTGGAAAGGTATAATGTAGAAAAATGGGCGAACGACTTTATGACTTCCCTTCTCAACCAAAAACAAAACGAAACCCAACATAAGTCGCGCAAACTTACCCCTACACGTGCTAAGGATGTGGGCAAGAAATTTAGATCTGCCAAAAGAAAGTTATTGTTTCTGGATTATGACGGCACTCTGGTCGGCTTTCACAATGATCCCCAAAAAGCAAGTCCGGATAAAGAATTGTATGCCCTCTTGGATAAGCTTGCGGCACAGGAAAATACTGACCTTTATTTAATAAGTGGTAGGGATAAGGAAACCTTTACCAAATGGTTTTTGCCCAAGAAATACAATATGATCGTAGAGCACGGGGTATGGATCTCGCAAAACGGGGAAGAATTTAGAATGTTGGAAAACGTTAAAAAGGACTGGATGGAGAAGATTCAACCAGTGCTGGAATCTTTTGTAGACCGCACCCCCGGCAGTTTTATTGAGGAGAAAAACTATTCTTTGGCATGGCATTACCGAAATACGGATCCAGATTTTGGTATAAAACGGGCCACGGAACTCAATACCGTACTCACCAGCCTGATTGCCAATGATGACCTAAGTGTTCTGAACGGTAATAAGGTGATGGAGATTAAGAGTAGTAATGTAAACAAAGGACGTGCGGCCATGCGCGTATACTCCGAAGAGGAATATGATTTTGTATTTGCCATTGGGGATGACTGGACGGACGAGTTTATGTTCCAGGAACTACCTGAGTCCGCAATTACAGTAAAGGTTGGTCGCCATAAGACCCAAGCCAAGTATTATGTGGAAAGTAATGGAAATGTAAGAGATTTGCTCAATAAATTTATCGATGTAGATTGA
- a CDS encoding NYN domain-containing protein, translated as MEINLAVLIDGDNIPSAYVKEMMEEIAKYGNPTIKRIYGDWTNPKLAKWKNLLLENAITPIQQYAYTTGKNATDSAMIIDAMDILYSNKVGGFCIVSSDSDFTRLATRLREAGMNVIGIGEKKTPNPFIVACDKFIYIEILKNQNEESNSGSTDRKKDKKSDVDKITQKEIKLISSTISDLADEEGWAFLGDVGSLLQKKQPNFDSRNYGFQKLTPLIKSIKNFEIDQRENVKGRFKLIYVRNR; from the coding sequence ATGGAAATTAACCTTGCAGTATTAATCGATGGCGACAATATTCCATCTGCTTATGTAAAGGAAATGATGGAGGAAATTGCAAAATACGGCAACCCTACAATAAAACGGATCTATGGGGATTGGACCAATCCTAAATTAGCAAAATGGAAAAACCTATTACTGGAGAACGCCATTACACCCATTCAGCAATACGCTTATACCACGGGGAAGAACGCAACAGATTCAGCTATGATTATAGATGCAATGGATATACTTTACTCCAACAAGGTAGGCGGCTTCTGCATTGTGTCCAGTGATAGCGATTTTACACGATTAGCGACCCGTCTGAGGGAAGCGGGCATGAATGTGATAGGAATTGGGGAGAAAAAGACACCCAACCCTTTTATAGTTGCCTGTGACAAGTTTATTTATATAGAAATTCTTAAGAATCAGAACGAAGAAAGTAATTCCGGAAGTACAGATCGCAAAAAAGATAAAAAATCTGATGTGGACAAGATTACCCAGAAGGAAATAAAACTGATCTCTTCTACTATATCCGATTTGGCAGATGAAGAGGGCTGGGCATTTTTAGGGGATGTGGGTAGTCTTTTACAAAAGAAACAACCCAACTTTGATTCTAGGAATTACGGATTTCAAAAACTAACTCCTTTAATTAAATCTATCAAAAATTTTGAGATAGATCAAAGGGAAAATGTCAAGGGGCGTTTTAAACTTATCTATGTAAGAAATAGATAA
- a CDS encoding M1 family metallopeptidase — protein sequence MNKLFSIILISIIFNAFGQHQDFTEQDTLRGSITPQRAWWDVDFYHLKIEVKPDKKYISGSNIIRYTVLNESQELQIDLQAPLVIEKVLQEGKRLKVRTNGSAHFIKLKKKQRKGDTNELVVHYSGHPKEAINAPWDGGFSWKKDANGKPFVATSCQGIGASVWWPNKDHMYDEVDSMAISVTVPKGLMDISNGRLKKVENHTETTTYHWVVENPINNYGVNANIGDYVHFGETYNGEKGELSMDYYVLEGNLEKAKKQFQQAPMMMEAFEYWFGPYPFYKDGYKLVEVPYLGMEHQSSVTYGNGFENGYLGRDLSGTGWGLKFDFILVHESGHEWFANNITYKDVADMWIHESFTGYSESLYLDYHFGKKAAAEYVIGTRANIKNDIPIIGTYNVNKEGSGDMYYKGANMVHTLRQLLEDDEKWRSILRGLNTEFYHQTVTTAQIENYISEHSGIDLTAFFDQYLRTTQIPMLQYDVDNNKIRFRYTDIVDGFDMPLKIVMDTMEEWIFPTREWKTKSFNTTIKTIEVDENFFVKSTKIE from the coding sequence ATGAACAAGCTATTCTCTATTATACTTATCAGTATTATTTTTAACGCCTTCGGACAGCATCAGGATTTTACGGAACAAGATACGCTCCGAGGTAGTATAACCCCACAACGCGCTTGGTGGGACGTAGATTTTTATCACCTTAAAATAGAGGTTAAGCCAGATAAAAAATATATTTCGGGAAGTAATATCATTCGGTATACTGTTCTAAACGAATCCCAAGAGCTTCAAATAGACTTACAAGCCCCCTTAGTTATAGAAAAAGTGTTGCAGGAAGGCAAACGTTTAAAAGTTAGGACCAATGGTAGCGCCCATTTTATCAAGCTAAAAAAAAAACAACGCAAAGGGGATACCAATGAGCTTGTTGTTCATTATTCAGGGCATCCAAAAGAGGCTATCAATGCACCATGGGATGGTGGATTCTCTTGGAAAAAGGATGCTAACGGTAAGCCATTTGTTGCGACATCCTGTCAAGGTATAGGCGCCAGTGTATGGTGGCCCAATAAGGATCATATGTACGATGAAGTAGATAGTATGGCTATTAGCGTAACCGTACCCAAGGGTCTTATGGATATTTCTAATGGGAGGTTGAAGAAGGTAGAAAATCACACTGAGACAACCACCTATCATTGGGTTGTGGAGAATCCCATAAACAATTATGGGGTAAATGCAAACATTGGCGACTATGTGCACTTTGGGGAAACTTACAATGGGGAGAAGGGTGAATTGAGCATGGATTATTATGTACTTGAAGGGAATTTAGAAAAAGCAAAAAAACAGTTCCAACAAGCCCCAATGATGATGGAGGCCTTTGAATATTGGTTTGGCCCCTACCCTTTTTACAAGGATGGCTATAAGTTGGTTGAAGTCCCGTATTTGGGGATGGAACACCAAAGCTCGGTAACCTATGGAAACGGATTTGAAAACGGATACTTGGGAAGGGACCTTTCTGGTACAGGTTGGGGTTTAAAATTCGATTTTATCCTTGTACATGAATCTGGACACGAATGGTTTGCCAATAACATTACTTACAAGGATGTAGCTGATATGTGGATCCATGAGAGTTTTACGGGATATTCAGAAAGTTTGTATTTGGACTATCATTTTGGAAAAAAGGCAGCCGCGGAATATGTAATCGGGACTAGGGCAAATATTAAAAACGACATACCCATTATCGGTACTTATAATGTAAACAAGGAAGGTTCTGGAGACATGTATTACAAAGGTGCCAATATGGTGCATACCTTACGACAGCTTTTGGAGGATGATGAGAAATGGCGGTCTATTTTAAGGGGATTAAATACAGAGTTTTACCATCAAACAGTAACCACAGCTCAAATTGAGAATTATATTAGCGAGCATTCGGGTATTGATCTTACCGCATTCTTTGATCAATATCTCCGCACTACACAAATACCGATGTTACAGTATGATGTGGATAACAATAAAATCAGATTCAGATATACTGATATAGTCGATGGATTTGATATGCCATTGAAAATTGTTATGGATACTATGGAAGAATGGATATTTCCCACGAGAGAATGGAAAACTAAATCTTTTAACACAACGATAAAAACTATAGAGGTTGATGAAAATTTCTTCGTAAAATCGACAAAAATAGAATAA
- a CDS encoding glycoside hydrolase family 15 protein yields the protein MDNLDYGIIGNCRSAALVSKFGSLDWCCLPEFDSASIFAKLLDEKKGGSFEILVDDNYSINQEYIPNTAILVTRFSDGRNIFEVHDFMPRYHKEKEGYNAPPEIVRFIRYVYGSPVFRVLYNPKLEYAQGSTNTYIKEDFIVSLTHEIKFDTVFLYTSFSNQKVLNGEEITLEQDGYFLLGYNEKILNPSLEKVYLEMERTKVYWLNWSNKTPTYHKYNTQIKRSALTLKMLSYDKSGAVLAAATTSLPETIGEVRNWDYRFCWIRDASMVIKVVSDLGHKNIAKRYLQFIIDLIPDKDEKLQIMYGINKEKKLTEHTLDHLSGYMGSKPVRIGNAAYEQRQHDIYGILMDVIYTQLEKFTTDIENGEELWNITKGIVWIVGNHWQEPDKGIWEFRTENRHFTFSKVLCWTAIDRAIKVAEIFGKKRKLKKWRTLERQIREDIHKNAWNEEKQAFTQSYGSSHMDASVLLMESYGFIDAMDPKFVRTVNAVEKELCHEGLLYRYKNEDDFGLPSSSFTICTFWFINSLFKIGEEEKAIAHFEQLLSYSNHLGLFSEDIDFKTKRLLGNFPQAYSHLALIECAMNFSKKHSEMGIIESLENKE from the coding sequence ATGGATAATTTAGATTATGGTATAATAGGAAATTGTAGAAGCGCCGCTTTGGTCTCAAAATTCGGGTCTTTGGATTGGTGTTGTTTACCTGAATTTGATTCAGCATCCATCTTTGCAAAACTATTGGACGAGAAAAAAGGAGGTAGTTTTGAGATATTGGTCGATGATAATTATTCCATTAATCAGGAATATATTCCTAATACCGCCATTTTGGTTACCCGTTTCTCTGACGGAAGGAACATTTTTGAAGTCCACGATTTTATGCCCCGCTACCACAAAGAGAAAGAAGGGTACAATGCTCCCCCGGAAATCGTGAGATTTATAAGGTATGTATATGGAAGCCCGGTCTTTAGAGTGTTGTACAACCCGAAGTTGGAATATGCCCAAGGCTCAACAAACACTTATATAAAAGAGGATTTCATCGTTAGCCTCACTCATGAAATAAAATTTGATACCGTTTTCCTATATACCTCTTTTAGCAATCAGAAAGTGTTAAACGGGGAGGAAATAACCTTGGAACAGGACGGTTACTTCCTATTGGGGTATAACGAGAAAATTCTAAATCCTAGTTTAGAAAAAGTGTATCTTGAAATGGAGCGCACCAAGGTTTATTGGTTAAATTGGTCCAATAAAACGCCTACCTACCACAAGTACAATACACAAATAAAACGCAGTGCCCTTACCCTTAAAATGCTCAGTTATGATAAGTCTGGCGCAGTGTTGGCAGCAGCTACCACTTCCTTGCCCGAAACTATAGGGGAGGTAAGGAATTGGGATTACCGATTCTGTTGGATTAGGGACGCCTCCATGGTCATTAAGGTAGTTTCCGATCTAGGCCATAAAAATATTGCCAAGCGATACCTACAATTTATAATAGACCTTATCCCGGACAAGGATGAAAAATTACAGATTATGTACGGCATCAACAAGGAAAAGAAGCTGACAGAGCACACCTTGGATCATTTGAGCGGCTATATGGGGTCTAAGCCAGTAAGGATTGGTAACGCAGCCTACGAGCAACGTCAGCACGATATTTACGGTATTTTAATGGATGTTATCTACACCCAACTGGAAAAATTCACTACAGATATTGAAAACGGGGAGGAACTATGGAACATTACCAAAGGTATTGTATGGATCGTAGGGAATCATTGGCAGGAACCGGACAAGGGTATTTGGGAATTTAGGACCGAAAATAGGCATTTTACCTTTTCAAAGGTGCTATGCTGGACAGCCATCGATAGAGCGATAAAGGTTGCTGAGATTTTTGGAAAAAAACGCAAATTGAAAAAATGGCGTACTTTGGAAAGGCAAATAAGAGAGGATATTCATAAAAATGCCTGGAACGAGGAGAAACAAGCCTTTACACAATCCTATGGATCTTCGCATATGGATGCTTCCGTGCTTTTAATGGAATCTTACGGGTTTATAGATGCCATGGATCCAAAATTTGTGCGTACCGTAAATGCCGTTGAAAAAGAACTTTGTCATGAGGGACTTCTATACCGTTACAAAAATGAGGACGATTTTGGGTTGCCCTCTTCCTCCTTTACCATTTGTACCTTCTGGTTTATCAATAGCCTGTTCAAGATAGGAGAGGAAGAAAAAGCTATAGCACATTTTGAGCAACTATTGAGTTATAGTAATCATTTAGGTCTATTTAGTGAAGATATTGATTTTAAGACTAAAAGGTTGCTTGGTAATTTTCCACAGGCCTATTCTCATTTGGCATTAATTGAATGTGCTATGAACTTTTCTAAGAAGCATAGTGAAATGGGTATTATCGAATCTTTGGAAAATAAGGAGTAG
- a CDS encoding DUF2490 domain-containing protein, producing the protein MRRILGLCLFFYVFNLSAQETGDHKLGSWHNYIGNTIISEKISLLTEVQLRFYDQAENFNEMVLRTGVNYHFVENAHFTVGYAYLRTDETFDEFPGEIKVNEHRVFEQFTLKNRIWEIDMEHRYGLEQRFLDFGNRTDVQHRGRYRLQVTFPLTDIFFINLSEEVLLNLQDDIFDQNRLYAGLGVNVTHNLSVEAGFLKTHFSQINYERLVIGVNYNPDLRGIFKKK; encoded by the coding sequence ATGAGGAGAATTTTAGGGTTGTGCCTGTTTTTTTACGTTTTTAATCTAAGTGCACAAGAAACCGGAGATCATAAATTAGGTTCTTGGCATAATTATATTGGCAATACTATAATCTCTGAAAAAATAAGCCTGTTAACGGAGGTTCAGCTTCGCTTTTACGATCAGGCAGAAAATTTCAATGAGATGGTCCTACGCACCGGAGTGAATTACCACTTTGTTGAAAACGCCCACTTTACTGTAGGATATGCTTACCTCAGGACCGATGAAACTTTTGACGAATTCCCTGGTGAAATCAAGGTAAATGAGCATCGTGTTTTTGAACAATTTACCCTTAAGAACCGAATTTGGGAAATAGATATGGAACATAGATATGGTCTGGAACAGCGATTTTTAGATTTTGGGAATCGTACCGACGTTCAACATCGGGGAAGATATCGCTTACAGGTGACTTTCCCCCTGACCGATATTTTCTTTATCAACCTCTCCGAAGAAGTACTGCTAAACCTACAGGATGATATTTTTGATCAAAACCGACTTTATGCAGGACTTGGTGTCAATGTCACCCATAATTTGAGCGTGGAGGCCGGATTTTTAAAAACCCACTTTTCCCAAATCAATTATGAACGGCTGGTGATAGGTGTCAACTATAATCCCGACTTAAGGGGTATCTTTAAAAAAAAGTAA
- a CDS encoding M28 family metallopeptidase — MRILLTSLVFLLVYCAEAQTDQRIYNIIEEVSADRIEIDITTLANFGTRHTLSDTLSSTRGIGAARRWIKKGFEEISKNCNNCLEVSFQTDLVKKGENQRIGNDVLVVNVVAVQRGSKYPNRYIIMSGDIDSRVSDPNDFTSDSPGANDNASGMAGALEAARVLSKYQFESSIVYLGLSGEEQGLFGGQGFAKYAKEMGWDIIGVFNNDMIGNISGVDGIISNTDFRIFSEPVPPTETEKERNSRRFYGGEVDGISRQLARYVHRNVETYMPEMNPIMIYRLDRFGRGGHHRPFNDAGYAGIRIMEAHENYTQQHQDIRVEGGIAYGDVLEHVNFGYAKKLTAVNAINMASLAWAPPAPKEVGIGGVVAPSVRLQWSPVEGAIGYKIYWRDTTSPTWDHSRYVGDVTKFTLEGIVIDNFFFGVSAVGENNFESVVVFPNKIMR, encoded by the coding sequence ATGAGAATACTCCTTACGTCATTGGTGTTTTTGCTGGTCTATTGTGCCGAAGCCCAGACCGATCAGCGTATTTACAATATAATTGAAGAGGTCTCAGCAGATCGGATAGAAATAGATATAACAACTCTTGCCAATTTTGGCACAAGGCATACTTTAAGTGATACCCTCTCAAGTACCCGTGGTATTGGCGCCGCAAGAAGATGGATAAAGAAGGGATTTGAGGAAATCTCCAAAAACTGCAATAATTGTCTTGAAGTGTCCTTTCAAACAGACTTGGTTAAAAAAGGTGAAAATCAGCGTATTGGAAACGATGTTTTGGTGGTAAATGTGGTGGCCGTCCAAAGAGGTTCCAAATATCCTAATCGTTATATTATTATGAGTGGGGATATAGATTCCCGCGTTAGCGACCCCAACGATTTTACCTCGGATTCTCCCGGTGCAAATGATAATGCAAGTGGTATGGCGGGTGCTTTGGAGGCCGCAAGGGTGCTGTCTAAATACCAATTTGAAAGTAGCATCGTTTACCTAGGGCTATCGGGTGAGGAACAGGGTCTATTTGGAGGGCAGGGATTTGCAAAATATGCCAAGGAAATGGGATGGGATATCATTGGTGTATTTAACAATGATATGATTGGAAATATAAGTGGCGTAGATGGAATCATCAGTAATACCGATTTTAGGATATTTTCCGAACCCGTGCCCCCTACAGAAACTGAAAAAGAGCGGAATAGTCGTAGGTTTTACGGAGGAGAGGTAGACGGAATATCTAGGCAATTGGCACGCTACGTACACAGAAATGTGGAAACCTATATGCCGGAAATGAACCCGATAATGATCTATAGGTTAGACCGCTTTGGAAGAGGCGGACATCATAGGCCCTTTAACGATGCTGGTTATGCTGGGATACGGATTATGGAAGCACATGAGAATTACACCCAACAACATCAGGATATTCGAGTTGAAGGAGGAATTGCCTATGGCGATGTACTAGAACATGTGAATTTTGGATACGCCAAGAAACTAACTGCGGTAAATGCCATAAATATGGCCTCACTGGCATGGGCCCCTCCTGCCCCAAAAGAGGTGGGTATTGGGGGTGTAGTAGCCCCTTCAGTCAGGCTCCAATGGAGTCCCGTAGAAGGTGCAATAGGCTATAAGATCTATTGGCGGGATACCACCTCCCCTACCTGGGACCACAGTAGGTATGTTGGCGATGTTACCAAATTTACTTTGGAGGGAATTGTAATCGATAATTTTTTCTTTGGGGTATCTGCTGTTGGGGAGAATAACTTTGAAAGTGTAGTTGTTTTTCCAAACAAAATTATGAGATAA
- a CDS encoding dipeptidyl peptidase 3, producing MNVKLMAGALLLIVGLISCNKKKVAEKPVLETEQGFDYSVDQFADIKILRYQIPGFEELTLKEKKLVYFLTQAGLAGRDIIWDQNYRHNLGIREALEHIYTHYKGDKNTDDWNAFEVYLKRVWFSNGIHHHYSNDKIIPEFSADYLNLLLTETGTELKGEAFEVIFNDKDNKKVNKKKGVDIVASSAVNFYDPSVTDAEVEAFYKTAYKGPKNTPIEAGLNSKLVKENGKLVEKIWKSGGLYGSAIDEIIKWLERAQGVAENEKQANALGLLMEYYKTGSLDTWDKYCIAWATSTSGNIDWINGFIEVYNDPKGYRGSYESIVQIKDFEMSRKMSVLTENAQWFEDNAPLLKEHKKEKVVGVSYKTVNVVGESGDASPSTPIGVNLPNNNWIRQQHGSKSVSLGNIIDAYNHFGGTDRLKEFANDAEEIELEEKYGEIGDKLHTALHEVIGHASGQINQGIGQPKETLKNYASTIEEGRADLIGLYYLMDPKLQELGLVDDWEKVGKAAYDGYIRNGLMTQLVRINLGDDIEEDHMVNRQWVSAWAYEKGKADNVIEKITRDDKTYYNINDYSKLRELFGQLLQETQRMKSEGDFKAAQDLVEGYGVKVDQAIHAEVLERNSQFKSAPYSGFVNPVLVVEIDASGEVSDVKVTQPENFVSQMLEYAKTHSFLTSNLMKVAH from the coding sequence ATGAACGTAAAATTAATGGCAGGTGCTTTACTTTTGATAGTGGGGCTGATATCCTGTAATAAAAAGAAAGTTGCCGAAAAACCTGTATTGGAGACGGAACAGGGCTTTGATTATTCGGTAGATCAATTTGCCGACATCAAAATTTTAAGGTATCAAATCCCTGGATTTGAAGAATTGACCCTAAAGGAGAAAAAATTGGTTTACTTCCTTACCCAAGCCGGATTGGCAGGTAGAGATATCATTTGGGACCAAAACTATCGACATAATCTGGGTATAAGGGAAGCTTTAGAGCATATTTACACCCATTATAAAGGTGATAAAAACACGGACGATTGGAACGCCTTTGAGGTTTACCTTAAGCGAGTATGGTTTTCCAACGGGATCCACCACCACTATTCCAACGACAAGATAATTCCCGAATTTTCTGCAGACTACTTAAACCTTCTCTTGACAGAAACTGGTACGGAATTAAAAGGTGAGGCTTTTGAGGTTATTTTTAACGACAAGGACAACAAAAAAGTGAACAAGAAAAAAGGGGTGGACATAGTAGCTTCCTCAGCAGTGAATTTTTATGACCCTTCGGTTACCGATGCAGAAGTGGAAGCATTCTATAAAACAGCTTATAAAGGACCCAAAAACACTCCTATAGAGGCTGGTTTAAACTCCAAATTGGTAAAGGAAAACGGTAAATTGGTAGAAAAGATCTGGAAATCGGGCGGACTCTATGGAAGTGCTATCGATGAAATTATCAAATGGCTGGAAAGAGCACAAGGAGTTGCTGAAAATGAAAAACAGGCCAATGCTTTGGGACTTTTAATGGAGTACTACAAAACTGGAAGTCTGGACACTTGGGACAAATACTGCATTGCATGGGCCACATCTACTTCAGGAAATATAGATTGGATCAACGGCTTTATTGAAGTTTACAACGATCCAAAGGGATATAGGGGTTCCTATGAATCAATCGTACAGATCAAAGATTTTGAAATGTCGAGAAAAATGTCGGTACTAACTGAAAACGCACAATGGTTCGAAGATAATGCACCCTTGCTTAAAGAGCACAAAAAGGAAAAAGTTGTGGGAGTTTCCTATAAAACCGTTAATGTGGTCGGGGAATCCGGAGATGCATCTCCAAGTACTCCTATAGGGGTGAATCTTCCCAATAACAACTGGATCAGACAACAACACGGAAGCAAATCGGTTTCCTTGGGGAATATTATAGATGCCTACAATCATTTTGGTGGTACGGATAGGTTAAAGGAATTTGCCAACGATGCCGAGGAAATAGAATTGGAGGAAAAATATGGGGAAATAGGGGATAAGCTGCATACGGCGCTGCACGAAGTAATAGGTCATGCTTCGGGACAGATCAACCAAGGAATTGGTCAACCTAAAGAAACCCTTAAAAACTACGCCTCCACCATAGAAGAAGGAAGAGCGGATTTAATAGGGCTTTACTATTTGATGGATCCTAAGTTGCAGGAACTTGGTTTGGTAGACGATTGGGAGAAAGTTGGCAAGGCCGCCTATGATGGCTATATCAGAAATGGCCTGATGACCCAATTGGTCCGAATCAACCTAGGTGATGATATAGAAGAAGACCATATGGTAAACAGGCAATGGGTTTCTGCCTGGGCTTATGAAAAAGGGAAGGCGGATAATGTAATCGAAAAAATTACTAGAGACGATAAGACCTATTACAATATTAATGACTATTCCAAATTGCGGGAACTCTTTGGTCAATTGTTACAGGAAACGCAGCGGATGAAATCTGAAGGCGATTTTAAAGCTGCCCAGGACCTAGTAGAGGGATACGGAGTAAAAGTGGATCAAGCGATTCACGCAGAGGTACTGGAAAGAAACTCCCAGTTTAAATCTGCTCCTTATAGCGGATTTGTAAATCCAGTGTTGGTTGTAGAAATAGATGCGTCCGGAGAAGTATCGGATGTTAAAGTGACCCAGCCTGAAAACTTTGTGTCCCAGATGTTAGAATATGCCAAAACTCATAGCTTCTTGACTTCTAACTTAATGAAAGTAGCACATTAA